The following nucleotide sequence is from Melioribacteraceae bacterium.
GTTTTAAACTCGTGTGTGATATTGTTAATCAGATCATTTTTAATTTCTGTAATTTTCTTCTGACGAAGAAGCATCTGAATTGTTATAAAGAATATTATTCCGATGGTCAGAATAAACAATCCCGATAATAGTAGCATCCATGTGATATTACCAAGGATGTATGTCGAAGTATCAGCAAAGTATACTTTGAGTTGATTGCGGTTTCCGGTTAAATCCAGCGGAAATAACGTAACACTGTACTCCGAATTAACAACCTTGTTACTATCACTGACTTCGGAAACGAAAATAAATTTGCTTTCTTTATTGACTACTCCATATTCATGTGATAATTCTATTCCGCGGTTGACTAATTCTTGGCTTAAAAGTGAATCTAAAGAAAGTGAACTCAAGCGTGTTTCAAGATCTATTTTTTTTGTGAGAAGATCAGTTACTACTTCAGTAACCAAGTTAAATTTTGATATAAGAACTGTGTCTTGATTTTCGTCGATAAAAATTTCCTCTCCCGTTAATCCTCTTACTTTTTCTTCTAAAATTACAACTTTGTTTGTTGATGAAGCATCATTTGATTTAACAACAAATCTAAAACCGTCCTGGTTCTCCATTATCTGTTCAACATCGACCAATGAATCATTTGTCACTTTTTTTATTGTTATACCATTTGCATGACGTATGGTATCTATTTTCTGAGCCATTTTATTTTGGACTGCACTTAACGCTTCTTTCCTATCAATTTTAGTTACTACAGAATTAAGAGCTTCACTAACAAGACGGTCGAATCTTTCTTGTTCTACTTTCACCAAACTTTTAATCAAGTAGTATTGAAAACCTAATAATCCGAGTAATGCAACAGTCATTAATCCAATTATAATTTTTATGCGTCGCTCTTTCATACCGTAAATTTACCGCCTCTTTTGTAAAGATACTCACCTTTTAACATTTTTTAACACTTGTTAACAACTATTAAATATTTCTTTTGGGATCTGCTTTATATGTTTGTCCTAAACACAAAAGGAGGTTCTAATGAAAAACAAACTATTCATATTTATCGTTCTAGCTTTAACAGCATTTACATTTACAATGTTACATGCACAATCAAAAAAAGAAATAAAAGAAAAACTTGCAAAATTGAAAGGTGAAATTGAGAAAATAGTAATATCGACCGATGAGGGAGCAGTTACATTCGAAGGAGAAGAAGCAAAAGAAATCGGTGAGCGACTGACCAATTTTTATGGTGAAAAGGATTGGATCTTCGAGATAAAATCAGATGATGATAAAGAGGAAATCTTTATTCTTAGGAAAGGGGATTCAAAAGGTAATATCAATTGGGTAACTTCCGGCGGTGATAGCAGCGGTAATTTGATATTTCTTGAGAAAATGAAAGGTGCATCAAAAAAATTTCAAATTGAAGTAGAGGAAGGAAGCAAAAAAGTTACCGTAACAAAAATTGATGAAAACGGAGAAGAAATTACTGAAACATTTGAAGGCGATGAAGCTGACGAATATCTAAAGGAACTTGAGGAAGAAGGTGATATTAGAATTCTTCAAATTGATAAGTTAGGCGGAAAAAAAGAAAAAGTGAAAATTATGATTGAGAAGTTAAAGGATAATTAACAAACAAAGAGGCTGTTTCAAAACCCTTAGTTTTCTCGATACATTCCGACATACTACGTCGGAACACTCGAAAACCGCAGAAATTCAACGGTCATTAAGTAGTCCGGAATTTTTCGGACGTACCTGTACTGAACTTGTCGAAGTATCGAAATGACCTTGTAAGACAGCCTCTGTATTTTACTTGTTATTTTGTTCAACTTCG
It contains:
- a CDS encoding HAMP domain-containing sensor histidine kinase; the protein is MKERRIKIIIGLMTVALLGLLGFQYYLIKSLVKVEQERFDRLVSEALNSVVTKIDRKEALSAVQNKMAQKIDTIRHANGITIKKVTNDSLVDVEQIMENQDGFRFVVKSNDASSTNKVVILEEKVRGLTGEEIFIDENQDTVLISKFNLVTEVVTDLLTKKIDLETRLSSLSLDSLLSQELVNRGIELSHEYGVVNKESKFIFVSEVSDSNKVVNSEYSVTLFPLDLTGNRNQLKVYFADTSTYILGNITWMLLLSGLFILTIGIIFFITIQMLLRQKKITEIKNDLINNITHEFKTPLSTISIATETLIDPDFNNDSAQLKKYTSLISTENKRLTAMVESLLSAAAFESNDYKLKLEKLSIHSIIEKVVEDNSTFFKMHSAEVTLFLNAANSFSLVDKFHLSNVFKNILENAVKYNEAKPKLEISTVNKNSSILISFKDNGIGISKEHQAKIFETFYRVPTGNIHNVKGNGIGLSYVKKMVTAHNGKIELISKVNFGSTFTITLPVVDNE